Proteins from one Acropora muricata isolate sample 2 chromosome 9, ASM3666990v1, whole genome shotgun sequence genomic window:
- the LOC136929236 gene encoding rhophilin-2-B-like isoform X3, whose amino-acid sequence MKALRITNDRKTKLAAKTELNFANSQLEALKEELEGINSTLDVYQFDRSVEHQIPLIAVGLRETKDLDFKDHFKDFILDHYSEEPEKYEKELDLFENMRKEAVSRVNRDETGVHALLIYYNQLYFVERKFFPKGKDNAMPVYFHWFDTTSGLPKIQRSIAFEKASILFNIGSIWSQIGAKQDRRTQSGLEKAIDAFNNAAGAFKSIKENFINSPTADLTTELMDMLIAVMLAQSQLCIWEDCVLKGIKDTLADLISAAQECAEISHRYKKAQMMMNAGVCLCRVPSSWKSMMNILCLHFKALSHFFVADGLLKNIADSNDDKHKEILTSLLQSSQPDSDENRTKQAKAHLHSALKSHEEAMKARQICRHCRQIAGLQKALHDARVKSTNTLVAMEEEDDFDDPMTPISVKALARVKATCILPNFCSASVEDLFHRLGPVHVFNAQLAWSAPRSIELERKNGGYGFSVIGSAPVIIQSVENDGAAKEAGIQVGDIIVQVNKTDCKWGDHTSVVSLIRKTDASVTIDVVTPVSLKEIAEIYNCKLTKNEQVATSDYGSSVGSESSDSSRNSTLTGVYSLTGSTSSGSASCTASRHSVVLATGNSSILW is encoded by the exons ATGAAAGCCCTCAG AATCACGAACGATCGGAAAACTAAACTTGCTGCCAAGACGGAACTGAACTTTGCTAATTCCCAGTTGGAGGCACTGAAGGAAGAACTTGAAGGGATAAACAGCACCCTAGATGTGTATCAGTTTGATCG GAGTGTTGAACACCAAATACCTTTGATAGCGGTGGGTCTAAGAGAAACAAAAGACCTTGATTTTAAAGATCATTTCAAG gaCTTTATTTTGGATCATTATAGTGAGGAACcagaaaaatatgaaaaggaGCTGGATCTCTTTGAAAACATGAGAAAG gaagcAGTTTCTAGAGTTAACAGAGATGAAACTGGTGTTCATGCCTTGCTTATATATTATAATCAACTCTATTTTGTGGAAAGGAAGTTCTTCCCAAAAGGAAAGGATAATGCTATGCCTGTCTATTTTCACTG GTTTGATACTACCTCTGGTCTGCCAAAAATACAAAGATCTATTGCTTTTGAAAAG GCCAGCATTCTTTTTAACATTGGATCGATTTGGAGCCAGATTGGTGCTAAACAA GACAGAAGAACACAATCAGGCCTTGAAAAGGCTATTGATGCTTTTAATAACGCTGCAG GTGCCTTCAAATCAATCAAAGAGAACTTTATTAATTCTCCAACTGCTGATTTGACGACAGAGCTAATGGACATGCTCATAGCTGTTATGCTG GCTCAATCACAGCTCTGCATTTGGGAAGATTGTGTACTAAAAGGAATCAAAGATACATTAGCAGACCTGATAAGTGCTGCTCAAGAGTGTGCTGAG ATCAGCCATAGATATAAGAAGGCTCAAATGATGATGAATGCAGGGGTCTGTCTTTGTCGTGTTCCCTCTTCATGGAAAAGCATGATGAAT ATCTTGTGTCTTCACTTCAAAGCTTTGTctcatttttttgttgctgaTGGGCTTCTGAAAAACATTG CAGATTCTAATGATGACAAGCACAAAGAGATATTAACTTCATTACTGCAGAGTTCTCAGCCAGACAGTGATGAAAATAGAACCAAGCAAG CCAAGGCTCACCTGCATTCTGCATTGAAATCTCATGAGGAAGCCATGAAAGCCAGACAGATTTGTAGACATTGTAGACAAATAGCAGGACTACAAAAG GCTCTTCATGATGCTCGTGTGAAAAGTACTAACACACTGGTTGCCATGGAAGAAGAAGATGATTTTGATGATCCTATGACACCAATTTCTGTCAAAG CATTGGCAAGAGTCAAAGCAACTTGTATTCTGCCAAACTTTTGCAGTGCCTCAGTAGAAGACTTGTTTCACAGGCTG GGTCCAGTACATGTTTTTAATGCGCAGTTAGCATGGAGTGCACCACGATCTATTGAGCTGGAAAGAAAAAATGGTGGATATGGTTTCAGTGTTATTGGCTCTGCTCCTGTGATTATCCAGAGTGTGGAAAATGATGGAGCTGCAAAG GAAGCTGGGATTCAAGTAGGAGACATAATTGTTCAAGTGAACAAAACAGACTGCAAGTGGGGTGACCACACATCTGTAGTGTCGTTGATTCGCAAGACTGATGCTAGTGTGACAATTGATGTTGTGACGCCCGTGTCTCTCAAGGAAATTGCCGAGATATACAACTGCAAACTAACCAAGAATGAGCAAGTTGCAACAAGTGATTATGGCAGTTCGGTTGGCAGTGAGAGTTCTGATTCATCACGAAACAGTACTCTTACTGGAGTGTATTCCCTCACAGGAAGCACTTCGTCTGGTTCAGCATCTTGTACTGCCTCTCGCCACAGCGTTGTCTTGGCGACAGGCAATTCTTCAATATTGTGGTAG
- the LOC136929236 gene encoding rhophilin-2-B-like isoform X1 yields MPARMTMEVKLKDSVDSSSSVRKKDSAAIVVEGEFGPRQTSARWRLQHKRQILNKKILRQTKLRDGAENLMKALRITNDRKTKLAAKTELNFANSQLEALKEELEGINSTLDVYQFDRSVEHQIPLIAVGLRETKDLDFKDHFKDFILDHYSEEPEKYEKELDLFENMRKEAVSRVNRDETGVHALLIYYNQLYFVERKFFPKGKDNAMPVYFHWFDTTSGLPKIQRSIAFEKASILFNIGSIWSQIGAKQDRRTQSGLEKAIDAFNNAAGAFKSIKENFINSPTADLTTELMDMLIAVMLAQSQLCIWEDCVLKGIKDTLADLISAAQECAEISHRYKKAQMMMNAGVCLCRVPSSWKSMMNILCLHFKALSHFFVADGLLKNIADSNDDKHKEILTSLLQSSQPDSDENRTKQAKAHLHSALKSHEEAMKARQICRHCRQIAGLQKALHDARVKSTNTLVAMEEEDDFDDPMTPISVKALARVKATCILPNFCSASVEDLFHRLGPVHVFNAQLAWSAPRSIELERKNGGYGFSVIGSAPVIIQSVENDGAAKEAGIQVGDIIVQVNKTDCKWGDHTSVVSLIRKTDASVTIDVVTPVSLKEIAEIYNCKLTKNEQVATSDYGSSVGSESSDSSRNSTLTGVYSLTGSTSSGSASCTASRHSVVLATGNSSILW; encoded by the exons ATGCCAGCGAGAATGACAATGGAAGTTAAGTTGAAGGATAGCGTCGACTCGTCTTCGTCTGTTAGGAAGAAAGACAGTGCGGCTATAGTG GTCGAAGGAGAATTTGGACCTCGTCAAACATCGGCTCGATGGAGACTCCAGCACAAACGACAAATTTTGAATAAGAAAATACTGAGACAGACGAAATTGCGAGACGGCGCAGAAAACTTGATGAAAGCCCTCAG AATCACGAACGATCGGAAAACTAAACTTGCTGCCAAGACGGAACTGAACTTTGCTAATTCCCAGTTGGAGGCACTGAAGGAAGAACTTGAAGGGATAAACAGCACCCTAGATGTGTATCAGTTTGATCG GAGTGTTGAACACCAAATACCTTTGATAGCGGTGGGTCTAAGAGAAACAAAAGACCTTGATTTTAAAGATCATTTCAAG gaCTTTATTTTGGATCATTATAGTGAGGAACcagaaaaatatgaaaaggaGCTGGATCTCTTTGAAAACATGAGAAAG gaagcAGTTTCTAGAGTTAACAGAGATGAAACTGGTGTTCATGCCTTGCTTATATATTATAATCAACTCTATTTTGTGGAAAGGAAGTTCTTCCCAAAAGGAAAGGATAATGCTATGCCTGTCTATTTTCACTG GTTTGATACTACCTCTGGTCTGCCAAAAATACAAAGATCTATTGCTTTTGAAAAG GCCAGCATTCTTTTTAACATTGGATCGATTTGGAGCCAGATTGGTGCTAAACAA GACAGAAGAACACAATCAGGCCTTGAAAAGGCTATTGATGCTTTTAATAACGCTGCAG GTGCCTTCAAATCAATCAAAGAGAACTTTATTAATTCTCCAACTGCTGATTTGACGACAGAGCTAATGGACATGCTCATAGCTGTTATGCTG GCTCAATCACAGCTCTGCATTTGGGAAGATTGTGTACTAAAAGGAATCAAAGATACATTAGCAGACCTGATAAGTGCTGCTCAAGAGTGTGCTGAG ATCAGCCATAGATATAAGAAGGCTCAAATGATGATGAATGCAGGGGTCTGTCTTTGTCGTGTTCCCTCTTCATGGAAAAGCATGATGAAT ATCTTGTGTCTTCACTTCAAAGCTTTGTctcatttttttgttgctgaTGGGCTTCTGAAAAACATTG CAGATTCTAATGATGACAAGCACAAAGAGATATTAACTTCATTACTGCAGAGTTCTCAGCCAGACAGTGATGAAAATAGAACCAAGCAAG CCAAGGCTCACCTGCATTCTGCATTGAAATCTCATGAGGAAGCCATGAAAGCCAGACAGATTTGTAGACATTGTAGACAAATAGCAGGACTACAAAAG GCTCTTCATGATGCTCGTGTGAAAAGTACTAACACACTGGTTGCCATGGAAGAAGAAGATGATTTTGATGATCCTATGACACCAATTTCTGTCAAAG CATTGGCAAGAGTCAAAGCAACTTGTATTCTGCCAAACTTTTGCAGTGCCTCAGTAGAAGACTTGTTTCACAGGCTG GGTCCAGTACATGTTTTTAATGCGCAGTTAGCATGGAGTGCACCACGATCTATTGAGCTGGAAAGAAAAAATGGTGGATATGGTTTCAGTGTTATTGGCTCTGCTCCTGTGATTATCCAGAGTGTGGAAAATGATGGAGCTGCAAAG GAAGCTGGGATTCAAGTAGGAGACATAATTGTTCAAGTGAACAAAACAGACTGCAAGTGGGGTGACCACACATCTGTAGTGTCGTTGATTCGCAAGACTGATGCTAGTGTGACAATTGATGTTGTGACGCCCGTGTCTCTCAAGGAAATTGCCGAGATATACAACTGCAAACTAACCAAGAATGAGCAAGTTGCAACAAGTGATTATGGCAGTTCGGTTGGCAGTGAGAGTTCTGATTCATCACGAAACAGTACTCTTACTGGAGTGTATTCCCTCACAGGAAGCACTTCGTCTGGTTCAGCATCTTGTACTGCCTCTCGCCACAGCGTTGTCTTGGCGACAGGCAATTCTTCAATATTGTGGTAG
- the LOC136929238 gene encoding guanine nucleotide exchange factor MSS4-like: MDDLVDVVGKNSKWIVCKFCQSKVLRPSTATYEERELFLPFIQKKEEFASELLQGETLTRHWLVSDMFAFENVGFSMTVGSIKYLACADCDRGPIGWHDVTDNTKFYVAVERVEHIKM; the protein is encoded by the exons ATGGATGATCTTGTGGACGTAGTAGGAAAGAATAGCAAGTGGATAGTGTGCAAATTTTGTCAATCGAAAGTCTTACGACCAAGTACAGCAACATATGAAGAAAGAGAG CTTTTCCTGCCCTTtattcagaaaaaggaagaatttgCCTCAGAACTCCTTCAAGGTGAAACCCTCACAAGACATTGGCTGGTCTCAGATATGTTTgcttttgaaaatgttggtttttcaaTGACAGTAGGATCCATCAAATATTTGGCTTGTGCAGATTGTGACCGTGGCCCAATTGGATGGCATGATGTAACAGACAACACAAAGTTTTATGTTGCTGTTGAAAGAGTGGAGCATATAAAAATGTGA
- the LOC136929236 gene encoding rhophilin-2-B-like isoform X2, whose translation MPARMTMEVKLKDSVDSSSSVRKKDSAAIVVEGEFGPRQTSARWRLQHKRQILNKKILRQTKLRDGAENLMKALRITNDRKTKLAAKTELNFANSQLEALKEELEGINSTLDVYQFDRSVEHQIPLIAVGLRETKDLDFKDHFKDFILDHYSEEPEKYEKELDLFENMRKEAVSRVNRDETGVHALLIYYNQLYFVERKFFPKGKDNAMPVYFHWFDTTSGLPKIQRSIAFEKASILFNIGSIWSQIGAKQDRRTQSGLEKAIDAFNNAAGAFKSIKENFINSPTADLTTELMDMLIAVMLAQSQLCIWEDCVLKGIKDTLADLISAAQECAEISHRYKKAQMMMNAGVCLCRVPSSWKSMMNILCLHFKALSHFFVADGLLKNIDSNDDKHKEILTSLLQSSQPDSDENRTKQAKAHLHSALKSHEEAMKARQICRHCRQIAGLQKALHDARVKSTNTLVAMEEEDDFDDPMTPISVKALARVKATCILPNFCSASVEDLFHRLGPVHVFNAQLAWSAPRSIELERKNGGYGFSVIGSAPVIIQSVENDGAAKEAGIQVGDIIVQVNKTDCKWGDHTSVVSLIRKTDASVTIDVVTPVSLKEIAEIYNCKLTKNEQVATSDYGSSVGSESSDSSRNSTLTGVYSLTGSTSSGSASCTASRHSVVLATGNSSILW comes from the exons ATGCCAGCGAGAATGACAATGGAAGTTAAGTTGAAGGATAGCGTCGACTCGTCTTCGTCTGTTAGGAAGAAAGACAGTGCGGCTATAGTG GTCGAAGGAGAATTTGGACCTCGTCAAACATCGGCTCGATGGAGACTCCAGCACAAACGACAAATTTTGAATAAGAAAATACTGAGACAGACGAAATTGCGAGACGGCGCAGAAAACTTGATGAAAGCCCTCAG AATCACGAACGATCGGAAAACTAAACTTGCTGCCAAGACGGAACTGAACTTTGCTAATTCCCAGTTGGAGGCACTGAAGGAAGAACTTGAAGGGATAAACAGCACCCTAGATGTGTATCAGTTTGATCG GAGTGTTGAACACCAAATACCTTTGATAGCGGTGGGTCTAAGAGAAACAAAAGACCTTGATTTTAAAGATCATTTCAAG gaCTTTATTTTGGATCATTATAGTGAGGAACcagaaaaatatgaaaaggaGCTGGATCTCTTTGAAAACATGAGAAAG gaagcAGTTTCTAGAGTTAACAGAGATGAAACTGGTGTTCATGCCTTGCTTATATATTATAATCAACTCTATTTTGTGGAAAGGAAGTTCTTCCCAAAAGGAAAGGATAATGCTATGCCTGTCTATTTTCACTG GTTTGATACTACCTCTGGTCTGCCAAAAATACAAAGATCTATTGCTTTTGAAAAG GCCAGCATTCTTTTTAACATTGGATCGATTTGGAGCCAGATTGGTGCTAAACAA GACAGAAGAACACAATCAGGCCTTGAAAAGGCTATTGATGCTTTTAATAACGCTGCAG GTGCCTTCAAATCAATCAAAGAGAACTTTATTAATTCTCCAACTGCTGATTTGACGACAGAGCTAATGGACATGCTCATAGCTGTTATGCTG GCTCAATCACAGCTCTGCATTTGGGAAGATTGTGTACTAAAAGGAATCAAAGATACATTAGCAGACCTGATAAGTGCTGCTCAAGAGTGTGCTGAG ATCAGCCATAGATATAAGAAGGCTCAAATGATGATGAATGCAGGGGTCTGTCTTTGTCGTGTTCCCTCTTCATGGAAAAGCATGATGAAT ATCTTGTGTCTTCACTTCAAAGCTTTGTctcatttttttgttgctgaTGGGCTTCTGAAAAACATTG ATTCTAATGATGACAAGCACAAAGAGATATTAACTTCATTACTGCAGAGTTCTCAGCCAGACAGTGATGAAAATAGAACCAAGCAAG CCAAGGCTCACCTGCATTCTGCATTGAAATCTCATGAGGAAGCCATGAAAGCCAGACAGATTTGTAGACATTGTAGACAAATAGCAGGACTACAAAAG GCTCTTCATGATGCTCGTGTGAAAAGTACTAACACACTGGTTGCCATGGAAGAAGAAGATGATTTTGATGATCCTATGACACCAATTTCTGTCAAAG CATTGGCAAGAGTCAAAGCAACTTGTATTCTGCCAAACTTTTGCAGTGCCTCAGTAGAAGACTTGTTTCACAGGCTG GGTCCAGTACATGTTTTTAATGCGCAGTTAGCATGGAGTGCACCACGATCTATTGAGCTGGAAAGAAAAAATGGTGGATATGGTTTCAGTGTTATTGGCTCTGCTCCTGTGATTATCCAGAGTGTGGAAAATGATGGAGCTGCAAAG GAAGCTGGGATTCAAGTAGGAGACATAATTGTTCAAGTGAACAAAACAGACTGCAAGTGGGGTGACCACACATCTGTAGTGTCGTTGATTCGCAAGACTGATGCTAGTGTGACAATTGATGTTGTGACGCCCGTGTCTCTCAAGGAAATTGCCGAGATATACAACTGCAAACTAACCAAGAATGAGCAAGTTGCAACAAGTGATTATGGCAGTTCGGTTGGCAGTGAGAGTTCTGATTCATCACGAAACAGTACTCTTACTGGAGTGTATTCCCTCACAGGAAGCACTTCGTCTGGTTCAGCATCTTGTACTGCCTCTCGCCACAGCGTTGTCTTGGCGACAGGCAATTCTTCAATATTGTGGTAG
- the LOC136929356 gene encoding uncharacterized protein — protein sequence MAGMHMITVSFEGKRVGLSREDLNISELERIYQLDSPGAHLKIKSGAGFQNIWPDRAGKFVVPPNCFSAIIVAMPQRQENEQENACIPDYTGGIGRGGNQRGNSAATFFRPGSFNERFEPSGSVSSLHVMSRGRSRFFPQSGIAGMGSRPVPAVWGAKGKKRKSTESKSFRLTFVDGDGNFEDMWEIPIDLGQLQDMHGQYTVLHVVGEIERQLNEEDTRLVVTDIKGKPIRDMASTRGHAYWNSQKIFRVMYKDNFQEWRPHVWQSIKRDYGFGSDVNEDDFFESEDPAIPSTSNSVTNAQIKPRTCITLSTLEKKVDQVIRMLNKEAEKSSLKEVFKCSICLETCSNLMTSCTNPKGCGRLLGCFICFYKIDTCPLCCSDLTPPKDRKPLIISGLESILGVPEISLASALSQLNAQTTGSDSEDDDLMESLPLAAARVLDQ from the exons ATGGCCGGCATGCATATGATAACCGTGTCTTTCGAAGGAAAGCGAGTGGGCTTGTCAAGGGAAGATTTAAATATTTCGGAGTTAGAAAGAATCTATCAGTTAGATTCACCAGGTGCTCACTTGAAGATCAAAAGTGGAGCGGGTTTCCAGAACATTTGGCCGGACAGAGCCGGAAAGTTTGTTGTGCCACCAAATTGCTTCAGCGCAATAATCGTTGCAATGCCGCAGCGACAGGAAAACGAGCAAGAGAATGCGTGCATACCCGATTATACAGGAGGCATTGGCAGGGGAGGCAATCAGCGTGGCAACAGTGCAGCCACTTTCTTTCGACCAGGAAGTTTCAATGAAAGATTTGAACCTTCGGGTTCGGTGTCCAGTTTACATGTCATGTCACGAGGTCGAAGCAGATTTTTTCCTCAGAGTGGAATTGCAGGTATGGGATCAAGACCTGTCCCAGCAGTTTGGGGAGCTAAAGGCAAAAAGCGCAAGTCCACAGAGAGTAAATCTTTCAGGCTAACCTTTGTTGACGGAGATGGCAATTTTGAAGACATGTGGGAAATTCCAATCGACCTGGGTCAACTACAAGATATGCATGGGCAGTACACAGTTCTGCATGTTGTGGGGGAAATTGAGAGACAGTTGAATGAAGAAGATACAAGGCTTGTCGTGACCGATATTAAAGGAAAGCCGATCAGAGATATGGCCTCAACGAGAG GTCATGCCTATTGGAATAGCCAAAAAATTTTCCGTGTCATGTACAAAGACAATTTTCAGGAATGGAGACCACATGTCTGGCAGTCAATTAAACGGGATTATGGCTTTGGCTCTGATGTCAATGAAGATGACTTTTTTGAAAGTGAAGACCCAGCAATACCAAGTACCAGCAATTCTGTCACCAATGCACAGATTAAACCAAGGACTTGCATCACTTTAAGCACGTTGGAGAAGAAAGTTGATCAAGTCATAAGAATGCTGAATAAAGAAGCGGAAAAGTCTTCACTGAAGGAAGTGTTTAAGTGTTCCATATGCTTGGAAACTTGCAGTAACCTAATGACATCATGCACAAACCCCAAAGGCTGTGGGAGACTTCTGGGTTGCTTCATATGCTTTTACAAAATTGACACATGCCCACTGTGTTGCAGTGATCTTACCCCTCCAAAGGATAGGAAACCTCTCATTATATCAGGGCTGGAAAGCATCCTTGGAGTTCCTGAGATTTCACTTGCTTCTGCTTTGTCTCAACTAAATGCTCAAACCACTGGAAGTGATTCGGAAGATGATGATTTGATGGAGAGCTTGCCCCTTGCTGCAGCAAGAGTCTTAGACCAATAA